Proteins from one Chitinophaga oryzae genomic window:
- a CDS encoding HlyD family secretion protein, which translates to MPEKKTIQHLNGHTLHSSLTEVRSEEVQEIMGKMPPWMVRSGITMIGIAMVLALTGAWFFRYPDVLPMPVRVTPQERSFIVQGHIPAADAWRIKAGQQVMLRLTAYPSDTYGLLPGTVTSDAVAETDSSFRVEVKLTQGMLSTSGKQIPVQPVLTGTAEIMTDDKSLLQRILGKALAPLMTE; encoded by the coding sequence ATGCCGGAAAAAAAAACGATACAACACCTCAACGGCCATACGCTGCACTCCTCTCTCACCGAGGTGAGGAGCGAAGAAGTGCAGGAGATCATGGGAAAGATGCCCCCCTGGATGGTCCGCAGCGGTATCACGATGATTGGCATCGCGATGGTGCTGGCCCTCACCGGCGCCTGGTTCTTCCGTTACCCCGACGTGCTGCCCATGCCGGTCAGGGTAACACCGCAGGAACGCTCCTTTATCGTGCAGGGGCATATTCCTGCCGCTGACGCCTGGCGCATAAAAGCCGGCCAGCAGGTGATGCTGAGGCTCACCGCCTACCCGTCGGATACCTACGGCCTGCTGCCCGGCACCGTTACCTCCGACGCCGTGGCCGAAACAGACAGCAGCTTCCGGGTAGAAGTGAAACTCACACAAGGCATGTTGTCGACCAGCGGAAAACAAATACCGGTGCAACCGGTCCTGACAGGGACCGCTGAAATTATGACAGACGATAA
- a CDS encoding peptidase domain-containing ABC transporter has product MAFTTYRQLDAMDCGPTCLRMVAKHYGREYPLDYLRELANITREGVSLLGISEAAEKIGFRTNAVKITFEQLDENVELPCILHWNQQHFVVLPPQNYNRHNPKDKILVADPGHGLVKVDKETFLHCWQGKQNHGVVLMLEPGEQFLRQQGPARAATGFRFLFGYLRPYRKYVVQLFLGLILASLLSLIMPFLTQSLVDYGINRHNVHFVYLILISQLVLFAGSTAIEMIRSWILLHMNSRININIISDFLIKLMKLPIRFFDSKMIGDIHQRIGDHTRIQNFLTGTTLSTLFSFVNLLVFTAVLAVYSMKILLVFVLFSAAAIGWIFFFLRRRKALDYRRFQRMSDNENVLFELITGMQEIKLNNCETARRWEWEHVQAGLYRINVKSLALGQYQQIGSVFFNQLKNILISFISAREVMNGNLTLGMMLSVSYIIGQMNSPLDQLLTFIQSAQDAKMSLDRLGEIHNRQEEEKRDLAPPPSSRSDGSGDIVLENVSFQYGGAKSPFVLKDIDLVVPEGKVTAIVGTSGSGKTTLMKLLLQFYEPTSGQIRIGEQDLQQLSPKWWRRQCGNVMQDGFIFSGSIAKNIAISDETIDNDKLVHAAEMANIRDFIEELPLGYQTKIGNAGSGISAGQKQRIQIARAIYKNPHYLFFDEATSALDANNERVIMDNLEQFFRGKTVVVIAHRLSTVKHADQIIVLDRGRIVETGNHAALTARKGNYFELVKNQLELGG; this is encoded by the coding sequence ATGGCTTTTACTACTTACAGACAACTGGACGCGATGGACTGCGGGCCTACCTGCCTGCGGATGGTGGCCAAACACTACGGCCGCGAATATCCGCTCGACTACCTGCGCGAACTGGCCAATATCACCCGGGAAGGCGTAAGCCTCCTCGGGATCAGTGAAGCAGCAGAGAAAATAGGCTTCCGCACCAACGCAGTGAAGATCACTTTTGAACAGCTGGACGAAAACGTGGAGCTGCCCTGTATCCTGCACTGGAACCAGCAACACTTCGTGGTGCTGCCGCCGCAGAACTACAACCGGCACAACCCCAAAGACAAAATACTGGTGGCCGACCCGGGCCATGGCCTCGTCAAAGTGGACAAGGAAACATTCCTCCACTGCTGGCAGGGAAAACAAAACCATGGCGTGGTGCTGATGCTGGAGCCGGGAGAACAGTTCCTCCGCCAACAGGGACCAGCACGCGCCGCTACCGGATTCCGCTTTCTGTTCGGCTACCTGCGCCCGTACCGCAAGTACGTGGTGCAGCTCTTCCTGGGCCTTATTCTCGCCAGCCTCCTGTCACTCATCATGCCCTTCCTGACACAGAGCCTGGTAGACTACGGCATCAACCGCCACAACGTACACTTCGTATACCTGATACTGATATCCCAGCTGGTGCTCTTCGCCGGCTCCACGGCCATCGAGATGATCAGAAGCTGGATATTGCTGCATATGAACAGCCGTATCAACATCAACATCATCTCCGATTTCCTCATTAAACTGATGAAACTGCCCATCCGCTTTTTTGACAGTAAAATGATCGGTGATATCCACCAGCGCATCGGCGACCATACCCGCATCCAGAATTTCCTGACAGGCACCACCCTGTCCACCCTGTTCTCGTTTGTCAACCTGCTGGTGTTCACCGCCGTACTGGCGGTATACAGTATGAAAATACTGCTGGTGTTCGTGCTGTTCAGCGCCGCCGCCATCGGCTGGATCTTCTTTTTCCTGCGCCGCCGTAAAGCACTGGACTACCGGCGCTTTCAGCGTATGAGCGACAACGAGAACGTGCTCTTCGAACTCATCACCGGTATGCAGGAGATTAAACTGAATAACTGCGAAACAGCCCGGCGCTGGGAATGGGAACATGTACAGGCTGGCCTCTACCGGATCAACGTAAAAAGCCTCGCGCTGGGGCAGTACCAGCAGATAGGCTCCGTTTTCTTCAACCAGCTGAAAAATATCCTCATCTCTTTCATCAGCGCCCGGGAGGTCATGAACGGAAACCTTACCCTCGGCATGATGCTGTCTGTCAGCTATATCATCGGGCAGATGAACAGCCCGCTGGACCAGTTGCTGACCTTCATACAGTCCGCCCAGGACGCCAAAATGAGCCTGGACAGGCTGGGAGAGATACACAACCGGCAGGAGGAAGAGAAAAGGGACCTGGCGCCGCCCCCGTCATCCCGGTCAGACGGCAGCGGCGATATCGTGCTCGAAAATGTATCTTTCCAATACGGCGGCGCGAAGTCGCCTTTTGTGCTGAAAGACATCGACCTGGTAGTGCCCGAAGGTAAAGTGACGGCTATCGTAGGCACCAGTGGCAGCGGTAAAACCACCCTCATGAAACTGCTGCTGCAGTTTTACGAACCTACCAGCGGACAAATAAGGATAGGGGAGCAGGACCTGCAACAGCTGTCGCCCAAATGGTGGCGCCGCCAGTGCGGCAATGTGATGCAGGACGGGTTCATCTTCTCTGGCAGCATCGCCAAAAATATCGCCATCAGCGACGAAACCATCGACAACGACAAACTGGTGCATGCCGCCGAAATGGCCAACATCCGCGACTTTATCGAAGAACTGCCGCTGGGCTATCAAACCAAGATCGGTAATGCCGGCAGTGGTATCAGCGCCGGCCAGAAACAACGGATACAGATCGCCCGCGCCATCTATAAAAATCCGCATTACCTTTTCTTCGATGAGGCTACCAGCGCGCTGGATGCAAACAACGAACGGGTGATCATGGACAACCTGGAGCAGTTTTTCCGCGGCAAAACCGTCGTGGTGATCGCCCACCGCCTCAGTACCGTAAAACATGCGGACCAGATCATTGTGCTGGACAGGGGCCGCATCGTGGAAACCGGTAATCACGCCGCACTCACCGCCCGGAAAGGGAACTATTTTGAACTGGTAAAAAATCAACTGGAACTGGGAGGATAA